The segment TTTCAACACAGTTAATTCCCCGTTTGTTTCGAAAATAGCATGATGTACTTCATCAAGTGAAAAAATGCTTTGTTCGCGTAAAAGCATCGTTACTTCATCCATATGCAAGCGCGCTTTTTCCAAGTTATCATTTAAAATAACACCGCTCTGTATAATAATCATCGGCCGATCATCAAATAAAACACGGGCTTTTTTTGATTTAAATGTTACGAACGTAACAAAGATAGTTAATACAGTCCACCATATTAACGAAACTATACCATCTAAAAAGGGTGTTTCGGCTTGTGCGGATATTTCAGCAGCAATCGAGCCAAATGTAATCCCTGTTGCGTAATGGAAAAAGGTTAGCTGGCTGATTTGTTTTTTGCCAATGATGCGTGCAAGTAGTAAAATGGCAAAAAATGCAAAAGTTGTACGTATGAGCATCTCGAATAAATTAAGCTCCATTTCATCACTCCTTTAAACGATATGATGGTCGGATCGATATGAAACTATACCAATTTATCTCCATTCCCTGTAATTCGAAATAGGGATGCAATTGATAAATAGAAAGGACGTGAAAGAAATGTCTACCACAATGGTAAAAGAGTCCAATCCCATTTATCCTGTCATGGTAGCGATAGGTGTCTGTCATTTAATTAACGATACAATGCAAGCAGTGATTCCAGCGATGTTCCCGCTACTAGAGAGAGATTTAGGGCTAACGTTTACACAGCTAGGGATGATTACCTTTGTGCTAAATATATTTGCAAGTCTATTGCAACCAGCAGTCGGTTTTATGACGGATAAAAAGCCGTTCCCTTATGCGTTGCCTTTAGGAATGATCAGCTCATTTATTGGCTTGTCGCTTTTAATTGTTGTTAATGAATATTGGATGATTTTAATGTCTGTTATTTTTTTAGGCATTGGTTCAGCGATTTTCCATCCAGAAGGTTCTCGCGTATCATTCATGGCAGCGGGGAATAAACGCGGTCTTGCACAGTCCATTTATCAAGTAGGTGGCAATACTGGGCAAGCATTAGCACCGTTATTAAGTGCATTTATCATTTTGCCGTTTGGAATGAATGGTGTATCGCTTGTTCTAATATTTACTGCAATTGGCATATTTATGTTAACAAAAATTGCAGCATGGTATAAACGTCAACTTGAAGCAGAAAAGCTATCAAAAGTGAAGAAAGTGCTTGTATCTTCTTTGCCAAAGTTAACGAAAAAGCAAGTTGGCATTGCGCTAAGTTTATTGCTCGTTATTATTTTTGCACGTTCATTTTATGTTACGAATATAACAAGTTTCTATGTGTTTTATTTAATTGAACAATACGGGATTAAAGTAGAATTTGGGCAATTATTAATATTCTTATTCATGGCTTTTGGTGTAGTCGGTACATTTTTCGGCGGACCATTATCGGATCGCATCGGTCGAAAAAATGCGATTTTAATTTCAGTTATAGGACCGATTCCACTGTGTATCGCATTACCATTTTTACCGATTGCATTTGTCGCAGTGTTTTTAATCGCGATAGGGGCACTTATTATGATTAGCTTCACGGTAACGGTTGTCTATGCACAGGAGCTTGTGCCATCTAAAATTGGGACAATGGCGGGTCTGACAGTTGGTGTAGCTTTTGGTATGGGGGCAATTGGCTCTGTCGCGATAGGGAGCTTTATGGACCTGTTCGGCATTCGTCCTACGATGATTGCCATTTCCATATTACCGCTGCTGTTACTTGTAGCGTTTTTATTGCCAAAAGATAAAGTGGCGCATTAAAAAATACCGAGCATCAAGGGAAACCTTGATACTCGGTATTTTTCATAATCAATTTAGAAGTCTTCCACGATAATATACGTCATACGCACCGGTCCATGCACGCCAACGACTAAATTCATTTCAATATCTGCTGAATTGCTCGGACCCGTAATAAAGCTAACGCAAGAAGCGACAGTGCTTTGTTTGCGTAAAAACTCGGCGGCTTGTGTCATGCGTGGTACGATGCTACTTTTCGGTATAATGGCAATCGAGTTTTCGGGTAAAAATGATAAGGTCCGGCCGCGCTTTGCAGAAGATTGTAGCATAATCGTTGCGGATTCGGCTAATGTGATATCGCTAATAACGAGACCGATATTCGCACGCTCCGCAATTTCGATGTTCGTGTCACCTTGAGTAGGGTCCCATTTGAAGCTTTGCTGTGCAGCAATAAAAGATTCGATTTGAAGCTGCTCAAAACGGGCATCATCACTATAAATAATTTGTCCGTTATTATATGTAGCAAAGGTTTCTTCAAGTGTCTGCTTCAAGGTCGATTGTGAACAAATTTTAACGGTCGTATGAATATTAGCGCAATGCTCTACTAATATTTCAACAAGTTCATCTGCAGAGGCCTCCTTCAGTACTTCATGCTGAGGTAGGTGCTTCCAATTACGTTCAGGCTTCATGAGAGAAGGCTTAGAATGGCCTAACTGTGTTGCAATCGTTTGCAAAAAGGCTTCACGGTTTTGAATCATTTATGTTCGCCCCCTTTACTATGCGTGTCAAACCAATCACGAAAACGCTCCTTTTTCGGAGAGGGTAAATCGCGAATATCTGTCCAATTTTTGAGTAAACCAGGACCACTAGAAATTTTATCATTGGATGTAAAAGGCTTCATCGCAGTAGACGCAAGCTTTGAGCCAAAACGATAAATCGATTGCGAAGAGGTACCCATACCAAATGCCTGCATTAATAAACTTTCGCTTATAGGTGCACGTCCTTCACGTTCAACAATTACTTCACGGTGCTTATGCAGTAGCTGATGTAGCGGAATTTTAACTGGACAAACATCAGTACAAGCACCACAAAGTGTTGATGCATAAGGTAATTCCTTATAATCATCATAGCCACCAAGTAACGGAGAGAGCACGGCACCAATTGGACCGGAGTAAATGGAGCCGTAAGTATGACCACCTACATGACGGTATACTGGACATGCATTTACACACGCGGCACAACGAATGCATTGCAAAATAGATTGGAACTCGCCACCTAAAATGGATGAGCGTCCGTTATCAACAATAACTAAATGAAATTCTTCTGGTCCATCAACATCAAGCTCTTCTTGAATACCCGTTAGCACGGTAATATAGCTCGTCAGCTTTTGGCCAACCGCACTGCGTGTAAGCATGCTAACTAATACTTCCATTTCTTCAAATGTAGGTACTAATCGCTCCATGCCCATCACTGAAATAAGTGTTTTCGGGAGAGCCGCTACAAGATCTGCATTCCCTTCGTTTGTAACTAAACAAACCGAGCCTGTTTCAGCAACAGCAAAATTACAACCTGTAATGCCGATATCTGCGGTTAAATAATCTTGGCGTAATATTTGACGTGCATGCTGTGCTAATTCTTCTGGTTGAGAAGAAGCAGTGTAGCCAATCTTTTCTTCAAAAATATCTCGAATTTGTTCTTTATTTTTATGGAGAGCAGGGGCTACGATATGGGATGGGGGATCATGGTCGTCAAGCTGTAAAATATATTCCCCTAAATCCGTTTCAATGACTTCGCAGCCAAGCTCTTCTAAATGCGCATTTAAGTTAATTTCTTCTGTTACCATTGATTTCGATTTGACGATTTTTTTAGCTTGTTTTTGCTTTGCGATGTTCGTAATATAGTCCGTTGCTTCTTCCGCTGTTTTGGCAAAAAACACATGACCGCCACGAGCTGCAACATTTTCACTTAGTTCATATAAATAGTAGTCTAAATGTTCGAGTACATGCTGGCGAATTTCTTCCCCGTGATTGCGCCATTCTTCCCAATCTAATGCTTCAATTACAGCACTACGTCTCGTTTGAAGGCGATCTTGAGCAGAAGAGACGGCACCACGCATAAAATCATTATTTAAATTCACTGAAAGCCGTTCTTTGAATTTGTCTTTACTAATTTTCATTGCCATATGATTGCCTCCCTCATCTACTATTTAATACTTCTGCAATATGCATTGTTTTCACTTCGAGGTTTTGTCGTTCAATACGACCACCGATATTTAGTAAGCAACCACCATCTGCTCCGATTAAATAGTGCGCTTTTGTTTGCTGCACAGAGGCAACCTTTTCATCAACCATTTGTTCAGAAATTGGCCCCATTTTGACAGAAAAGGTCCCGCCAAATCCACAACAGTTTTCTTTTAGTGGGAGTTCAATCATTTTTAACCCATCGACGTTTTTAAGTAATGTCATAGGTGCTTGCTGTACTTTAAGAAGGCGTGTCATATGGCAAGATGGATGGTACGTGGCAGTGCCACTTAATTTTGCCCCGACATCTTCAATTCCGAGTACTTCAACAATAAATTGCGTAAGTTCGTATGTTTTATCGGCAATACGCCTAGCACGTTCTTGCCAAATGGGCTCATCTTCAAAAATATGCACATATTCTTTTAACATGTATGCGCAAGAACCAGATGGGCAGACGATTACTTCAGCATTTTCAAAAACACGAATCGTATTTTTCATTGTATCTTTAGAGGCGTTCACATAGCCGCTATTATAGGCTGGCTGACCACAGCATGTTTGCCCTTTTGGAAAGCTTACTGTACAGCCGAGCCTCTCCAAAAGCTCAACCGTACTTTTTCCAACATTACTTTGAAACATATCCACAATACAAGTTGCAAACAAAGAAACATTCAATCTAATCCCCCCTATAATTTAAATTTACAATGTTCAGAAAAAATAGTCAACTGGTCATCTGATGAGTTTGGAAATAAAGAATTACCGAGTGTTTATTTGATCTGAGGAGATAATTTCAATCATTTAGGCATCCGCATCACCTGTTTGAGGTCAGTGTTAAACGGGCGCGGATGCACTTTTTACTTAAAAAGTAAGTTTTCTACAGTACGTAAATGGCGCTCCATCGCGTTCCTTGCAGAAATGGGATCACCGATTTTTACGGCCTCATAAATCTCAACATGTTCATCGTGTAATTGCATTAACGCATTTGTATTGGATTGTACAAGTAACTCACGTGTATGTTTAATTTGTGTTGCGATCGGTATTGATACATTTTGTAACATGGATACAAGCAAAGGGTTATTTGCTGAATCTGCAATTGTTGCATGAAATTGCATATCAGCAACACTACTAGCTTCTGTATCAAGTAACGCTTGATGCATGTGCTCAATTGCTTGCTGCATTCGTTGGAGCTGCGTTTCTGTTCGACGAGTGGCTGCATTTTCGATGACACCGAGCTCTAAAATTTTGCGTACTTCAAATATTTGCTTTAAATCTTGTTCAGAAAATGTGGCATAATGTGGAATGTTTAATGTAATATCTTCAGCAGTAATTTTGCGCACATACGTCCCCTCTCCTTGTCGAATTTCAATGATACCTCGTGCTTGAAGGGAAGTTAATGCTTCACGAATAGCGGAACGTCCCACTTCAAAATTTTTTGCAAGCTGTTCCACAGAATCTAATTTATCTCCAGGTAAAAATTCTTTGCTTATAATTTTTTGTTCGATTATATTAGCAACTTGCTCGTATAACTTTTGTGGTTTTATTTTTTTATAGTGCATGATTAACATTCCTTTCCAGATGAAGAAGTGAAAAATACGTAAATTTCAATAATTCTACCATAATTGTGCCATGGAAATTTGCCAATTGTGTTTATGGATGTAAAAAACCACTTTAAGCTCAAAGTCTTAAAGTGGAGAATCGATTATTAAAATTAATTTTGCTACAATTTATAGTAAGATTGTCTAGCCGTTCACTGGGCGACAGGCATGTGGGATACGCTCAGGGTTTGTGACGATTCCTTCTGTAATATTCACTTCATGCATTGTTTGGTCATACGTAAATTTAAATATCCCGTTATCGAAGTCGGTGCCAATCTCTTTAAAGAAAATACCTTCAATAGAAATAATTTTAGGACAAGTGAAAGCAACTTTAAAGCTTTCTGAATCTTCTACTAAGTAAGTACGCACACCTTTTTCGTATATATCGATTAATTCATCCTCAGAAGGGCGCTTCACTGAAACGATATGAAAATCAACAAATGGCACTTCTTTTAATAACACGTTTAAGAAGGAGCCTTTCGTAATTTCCTCCCAGCGACTTTGTGCGCTTTGTCCGACGATAATTTGTGTAATATCGCAGTTTCTCGCTACTTCAGAGATCACCTTTTGAATTGGTCGACGCTCATTATCCTTAATGATGAATTCCTCTATTTCTAAATCTTTCGCTAATTGCCCCCACTGTTCGATGTAGCTTGATCTTTCTGCATCGAAGTCATCCAGTGGTTGCGGATCGACCGTTAAAACATAAAGCGGACAATCTAGTAAAGTGGCTAGTTTATGTCCTCTGCGTATTAAACGTTCTCCATTTTGTCCATAATATACACAAACTAAAATACTTTCATCCATCCGGCCTCTAATATGTTTCATTTTAGCCCGCACCTCTTTTTCTTATCCTATAATAATAAATCAATTACGCCTTGGCGTAATTGCGTCCAGATTTTTTCGAGCTCGCTCGAAAAGCTTCCCCTAAAAATCTGTGACATCCGCCGGGGGCAATTTGATTCAGTTGGCTTTTGAACCCTCACTGAATAGAATTGCCTGTTTGGCATTGGCTCTCACATATGGAAGCGATGGACTTTGCTGAATCAAATTCAAAATGGAGAAATTAAGTATAAATGAGATAAAACTAACGTTATTACAGTGCAAGGAGCTCACTGTTATTGTATACTTAAAACTGTAATGTTTATTTTTGTTTAGTAAATTTTCCGTAATAAAAATTGTTTTAAGGGTATATTTCTTAATTCATTCATTTTGATGTTAGAAAGATATACTCTCTATATGACACATTATTATGAAGTGAGTTATGTGGATAGTCAAGTAAGAGTCCATTATTAACGCTTACTACACATTTGATACATTGAAATTAATTGTTAGGAGGTCATTGCTTTTGATTGTTGCATTTTCAATTATGCTCCCATTTATCGCTGCAGCACTAATTCCGTTTATATATAGGCGATTCAAGAATGTTCATCTCGGATGGTTTGTTTTGGTAGTACCTGCTGTTTTATTTACACTTTTAGCTTCATATATCCCTCGAGTTGCAAATGGTGAAACGTTTGTGAAAACATATGAGTGGATCCCCACATTTGGTATTAATATAACGACTTACTTAGATGGTCTGAGTATGATATTCAGCTTACTCATTACTGGTGTAGGTAGTTTGGTTATATTATATTCTATTTTTTATTTATCAACAAAAGAATCACTACATCATTTCTATTGCTATCTATTACTTTTCATGGGCGCTATGCTTGGCGTCGTCCTTTCAGATAACTTAATGGTACTTTATGTATTTTGGGAATTAACAAGTGTTTCTTCGTTTTTACTCATTGCATTTTGGCATCATCGGAAAGCTTCACGGGCAGGTGCACGTAAAGCGATGATTATTACTGTAAGTGGCGGCGTTGCAATGCTTGCAGGCTTTTTAATGTTATATGTTGCTTCGGGTACCTTTAGTATTCGTGAAATTATTGCCAATTTAGAAGTCGTACAAGCGAGTGCATTATTCGTTCCTGCGATGCTTCTAGTATTGCTTGGTGCATTTACAAAATCAGCGCAATTCCCATTCCATATTTGGTTGCCTGATGCAATGGAGGCACCAACGCCTGTTTCTGCTTATTTACATTCCGCTACGATGGTAAAGGCAGGAATTTATTTAGTGGCGCGAACAACACCGATTTTTGGTGGGCATGAAATATGGTTTTGGACAGTGAGTGGCGTCGGGATTTTGACATTATTCTGGGGCTCATTTAATGCAGTAAGGCAATATGATTTAAAGGCTTTGCTTGCGTATTCAACGATTAGTCAGCTCGGTTTGATCATGAGTTTATTTGGACTTGGTTCGGCCGCATTGCACTTAGGTTATTCTACAAGTTCGGTCATTTACACACAGGCAACATTTGCTGCACTATTCCATTTAATTAATCATTCTACGTTTAAAGGTGCGCTATTTATGATGGTCGGTATCGTCGATCATGAAGTAGGGACGCGGGATATTCGCCGGTTGGGTGGATTAATGGCGCTCATGCCGTTTACATTTACAATTGCTGTTATTGGCAGTTTTTCAATGGCAGGTTTACCACCATTTAATGGTTTCTTAAGTAAGGAAATGTTTTTCGCTGCTACTGTGAATATTATGCAGTTAAATATTTTCTCACTTAATAATTTCGGTTTGATTTTCCCGGTTGTTGCATGGATTGCAAGTATTTTTACATTCATATATTGTGCGATTATTGTGATGCGTACATTCTTTGGCAAAATTCAGCCAGATCGTTTGGAAAAGCCACCACATGAGGCACCGTTTGGGATGTTAATTTCTCCTTATATTTTAATTTCATTTATTGTTGGAATTTTTATTTTCCCAAACGTATTAGGGCATTATATTTTACAGCCTGCGATGGCGAGTATTTATCCGATGTTTCCTTCGAGTGAAGAGCTTACACCGCATATCGCAGCGTGGCACGGTTCTATTAATACAGAACTATGGATGACATTTGGTGTCATTGCACTCGGAACGTTACTTTATCTTTCGCTTAAAAAGTGGCGTCCGATGTATCAAATATTCCCACAAAAATATACATTTAATGCGATATATGAACGAATTATTGGCTCTGGGGAAAGTTATTCAAGCCGTATTACCAACCGTTATATGAACGGGCATCTATCATATTATTTCATCTATATTTATGTATTTTTTATTGCCATTTTAGCGGGATACGCAGTGTATGCCGATGTGCTAAATTGGGATCCTTCAAAAGATTCAGCAATTGAATCGTATGAGCTAATATTGGCATTTGTAATGGTATTTGCAGCTGGTGCAATTTTATTTGCCAAGCAACGGATTACAGTTGTTTTGCTAAATGGTGTACTTGGCTATTCTGTTGCGTTTTTCTTTGTTGTGTTTCGAGCGCCAGATTTGGCATTAACACAGCTTGTTGTAGAGTCGATTACGACAGCGCTATTTTTACTAGCGTTTAAATTTTTACCAAAAATTCAGCCTGAAAAGGTGTCCAATACAATCAAAATAACAAAAGCGATGATGTCGATTGCAGTAGGTGCAACCGTAACACTCATTGGTTTAGCAGTGATGAATTATGATAAATTCGAACCCATTTCGGCGTATTTTGAGGACGCCTATAATTTAGCAGGTGGGAAAAACATCGTCAATACGATTTTAGGTGATTTCCGTGCGTTTGATACGATGCTAGAAGTGGTCGTATTATTTATCGCAGGGCTTGGCGTCTACACACTCATTAAGCTTAAAGCGAAAAAGGGGGATGCAGACGTTGAAAGTAAATGATGTTATTTTAAAAACCGTTGTTCGAATGGTTGTCTTTATTGTTTTTACGTTAGGGATGTACTTATTTTTTGCGGGGCATAACGCGCCAGGAGGAGGGTTCATTGGCGGGCTTGTACTAGGCTCAGGCATTGTTTTACTCTACTTAACGTATGACATTGAAACGGT is part of the Solibacillus sp. FSL K6-1523 genome and harbors:
- a CDS encoding DUF421 domain-containing protein; its protein translation is MELNLFEMLIRTTFAFFAILLLARIIGKKQISQLTFFHYATGITFGSIAAEISAQAETPFLDGIVSLIWWTVLTIFVTFVTFKSKKARVLFDDRPMIIIQSGVILNDNLEKARLHMDEVTMLLREQSIFSLDEVHHAIFETNGELTVLKKPLMREATKEDVKIALSAPQYMPTELISDGKIIVKNLNELNLTEEWLLRKLSKKNIHSVKDVYYAQVLENGSLYISIKNASPPS
- a CDS encoding MFS transporter — translated: MSTTMVKESNPIYPVMVAIGVCHLINDTMQAVIPAMFPLLERDLGLTFTQLGMITFVLNIFASLLQPAVGFMTDKKPFPYALPLGMISSFIGLSLLIVVNEYWMILMSVIFLGIGSAIFHPEGSRVSFMAAGNKRGLAQSIYQVGGNTGQALAPLLSAFIILPFGMNGVSLVLIFTAIGIFMLTKIAAWYKRQLEAEKLSKVKKVLVSSLPKLTKKQVGIALSLLLVIIFARSFYVTNITSFYVFYLIEQYGIKVEFGQLLIFLFMAFGVVGTFFGGPLSDRIGRKNAILISVIGPIPLCIALPFLPIAFVAVFLIAIGALIMISFTVTVVYAQELVPSKIGTMAGLTVGVAFGMGAIGSVAIGSFMDLFGIRPTMIAISILPLLLLVAFLLPKDKVAH
- a CDS encoding LutC/YkgG family protein; amino-acid sequence: MIQNREAFLQTIATQLGHSKPSLMKPERNWKHLPQHEVLKEASADELVEILVEHCANIHTTVKICSQSTLKQTLEETFATYNNGQIIYSDDARFEQLQIESFIAAQQSFKWDPTQGDTNIEIAERANIGLVISDITLAESATIMLQSSAKRGRTLSFLPENSIAIIPKSSIVPRMTQAAEFLRKQSTVASCVSFITGPSNSADIEMNLVVGVHGPVRMTYIIVEDF
- a CDS encoding LutB/LldF family L-lactate oxidation iron-sulfur protein encodes the protein MAMKISKDKFKERLSVNLNNDFMRGAVSSAQDRLQTRRSAVIEALDWEEWRNHGEEIRQHVLEHLDYYLYELSENVAARGGHVFFAKTAEEATDYITNIAKQKQAKKIVKSKSMVTEEINLNAHLEELGCEVIETDLGEYILQLDDHDPPSHIVAPALHKNKEQIRDIFEEKIGYTASSQPEELAQHARQILRQDYLTADIGITGCNFAVAETGSVCLVTNEGNADLVAALPKTLISVMGMERLVPTFEEMEVLVSMLTRSAVGQKLTSYITVLTGIQEELDVDGPEEFHLVIVDNGRSSILGGEFQSILQCIRCAACVNACPVYRHVGGHTYGSIYSGPIGAVLSPLLGGYDDYKELPYASTLCGACTDVCPVKIPLHQLLHKHREVIVEREGRAPISESLLMQAFGMGTSSQSIYRFGSKLASTAMKPFTSNDKISSGPGLLKNWTDIRDLPSPKKERFRDWFDTHSKGGEHK
- a CDS encoding (Fe-S)-binding protein → MNVSLFATCIVDMFQSNVGKSTVELLERLGCTVSFPKGQTCCGQPAYNSGYVNASKDTMKNTIRVFENAEVIVCPSGSCAYMLKEYVHIFEDEPIWQERARRIADKTYELTQFIVEVLGIEDVGAKLSGTATYHPSCHMTRLLKVQQAPMTLLKNVDGLKMIELPLKENCCGFGGTFSVKMGPISEQMVDEKVASVQQTKAHYLIGADGGCLLNIGGRIERQNLEVKTMHIAEVLNSR
- a CDS encoding FadR/GntR family transcriptional regulator; protein product: MHYKKIKPQKLYEQVANIIEQKIISKEFLPGDKLDSVEQLAKNFEVGRSAIREALTSLQARGIIEIRQGEGTYVRKITAEDITLNIPHYATFSEQDLKQIFEVRKILELGVIENAATRRTETQLQRMQQAIEHMHQALLDTEASSVADMQFHATIADSANNPLLVSMLQNVSIPIATQIKHTRELLVQSNTNALMQLHDEHVEIYEAVKIGDPISARNAMERHLRTVENLLFK
- a CDS encoding universal stress protein — its product is MKHIRGRMDESILVCVYYGQNGERLIRRGHKLATLLDCPLYVLTVDPQPLDDFDAERSSYIEQWGQLAKDLEIEEFIIKDNERRPIQKVISEVARNCDITQIIVGQSAQSRWEEITKGSFLNVLLKEVPFVDFHIVSVKRPSEDELIDIYEKGVRTYLVEDSESFKVAFTCPKIISIEGIFFKEIGTDFDNGIFKFTYDQTMHEVNITEGIVTNPERIPHACRPVNG
- a CDS encoding Na+/H+ antiporter subunit A, whose protein sequence is MLPFIAAALIPFIYRRFKNVHLGWFVLVVPAVLFTLLASYIPRVANGETFVKTYEWIPTFGINITTYLDGLSMIFSLLITGVGSLVILYSIFYLSTKESLHHFYCYLLLFMGAMLGVVLSDNLMVLYVFWELTSVSSFLLIAFWHHRKASRAGARKAMIITVSGGVAMLAGFLMLYVASGTFSIREIIANLEVVQASALFVPAMLLVLLGAFTKSAQFPFHIWLPDAMEAPTPVSAYLHSATMVKAGIYLVARTTPIFGGHEIWFWTVSGVGILTLFWGSFNAVRQYDLKALLAYSTISQLGLIMSLFGLGSAALHLGYSTSSVIYTQATFAALFHLINHSTFKGALFMMVGIVDHEVGTRDIRRLGGLMALMPFTFTIAVIGSFSMAGLPPFNGFLSKEMFFAATVNIMQLNIFSLNNFGLIFPVVAWIASIFTFIYCAIIVMRTFFGKIQPDRLEKPPHEAPFGMLISPYILISFIVGIFIFPNVLGHYILQPAMASIYPMFPSSEELTPHIAAWHGSINTELWMTFGVIALGTLLYLSLKKWRPMYQIFPQKYTFNAIYERIIGSGESYSSRITNRYMNGHLSYYFIYIYVFFIAILAGYAVYADVLNWDPSKDSAIESYELILAFVMVFAAGAILFAKQRITVVLLNGVLGYSVAFFFVVFRAPDLALTQLVVESITTALFLLAFKFLPKIQPEKVSNTIKITKAMMSIAVGATVTLIGLAVMNYDKFEPISAYFEDAYNLAGGKNIVNTILGDFRAFDTMLEVVVLFIAGLGVYTLIKLKAKKGDADVESK